The following proteins are encoded in a genomic region of Vigna radiata var. radiata cultivar VC1973A unplaced genomic scaffold, Vradiata_ver6 scaffold_7, whole genome shotgun sequence:
- the LOC106753751 gene encoding protein LYK2, which yields MLELPEWSVMATVEMIIAFHMKALLFFLCLFLPSFPKHLLSCETPSPDLSSYHCIENLSQNQCATFALFLTNSYYSSLSNLTTYLGLNKFVVAQANGFSPDTEFLSLHQPLLIPIHCKCKAGFFHAHLTKISIKGDNFYDIAASLEGLTSCKAISDNNPGVSPWNLDDNLRLSIPLSCSCPFSSQLRPQPKLLLSYPVSQGDTLSSLASKFNITQEAIVSANNISSSQSALAPFTSILIPLNGKPVIGPLVKPKEPNSGFQATSIPVTSPHKKSPMWKTELLIGLAGVALGVCIALAAAFFFIRLKHKKGEESSCKKGDVELQHLNQSVRTNSTGDKKVSFEGSQDTLDEKIVDATSRKMFLETYTIENIRKATEDFSSSNHIEGSVYHGRLNGKNMAIRRTKAETVSKIDLGLFHDALHHHPNILRLLGTSISEGKEQEESFLVFEYAKNGSLKDWLHGGLAIKNQFIASCYCFLTWRQRLRICLDVGSALQYMHHVMNPCYVHRNVKSRNIFLDEEFGAKLGNFGMAGCVENDTEDPHFYSTNPASWSLGYLAPEYVHQGIIAPSIDIFAYGVVLLEVLSGQTPISRPNEKGEGSIWLTDKIKSILVSENMNELRGWIDSALGDNYSFDAAVTIVNIARACVEEDSSLRPSAREIVEKLSRLVEELPEGEQHMLMSESSSKPLVKAVENSLQ from the coding sequence ATGTTAGAGCTTCCTGAGTGGTCGGTCATGGCCACAGTAGAAATGATCATTGCATTCCACATGAAGGCtttgctctttttcctttgcCTCTTTCTCCCTTCATTTCCCAAACACTTGCTAAGCTGTGAGACACCTTCACCTGATCTCTCTTCCTACCATTGCATCGAAAATCTCTCACAAAACCAATGTGCAACATTTGCACTCTTTCTCACAAACTCCTACTACTCCTCTCTCTCCAACCTCACCACTTACTTGGGACTCAATAAGTTTGTAGTAGCACAAGCAAATGGATTCTCTCCAGACACTGAGTTCCTCTCCCTTCATCAACCCCTTCTCATTCCAATTCATTGCAAATGCAAAGCTGGCTTCTTTCATGCTCACCTAACTAAAATTTCTATCAAAGGAGACAACTTCTATGACATTGCTGCATCTCTTGAGGGCTTGACATCCTGCAAGGCTATTTCTGACAACAACCCTGGTGTGTCACCTTGGAATCTTGATGACAATCTCAGATTGAGTATCCCATTGAGCTGTTCTTGTCCCTTTTCATCACAGCTTAGACCTCAACCAAAGCTTCTGCTTTCTTACCCTGTAAGTCAAGGTGATACACTTTCCAGTTTGGCCTCCAAGTTTAATATTACTCAAGAAGCTATTGTCTCTGCCAATAACATATCATCATCACAAAGTGCTCTTGCACCCTTTACCTCTattctcattcctctcaatggTAAGCCTGTCATTGGTCCTTTGGTTAAACCCAAGGAACCCAATTCTGGCTTTCAAGCAACCAGCATCCCTGTAACCAGTCCACACAAGAAGTCACCAATGTGGAAGACTGAATTGCTCATTGGCCTAGCTGGGGTTGCTCTTGGAGTCTGCATTGCTCTTGCTGCAGCCTTTTTCTTCATCAGATTGAAGCACAAGAAGGGGGAAGAGAGTTCATGCAAAAAAGGAGATGTGGAGCTTCAACATCTCAATCAAAGTGTGAGAACCAACTCCACCGGTGACAAGAAAGTTTCATTTGAAGGGTCTCAGGATACCCTTGATGAGAAAATTGTTGATGCCACATCGCGCAAGATGTTTCTGGAGACATACACCATCGAGAATATCAGAAAAGCTACTGAAGATTTCAGCTCAAGCAATCACATTGAAGGATCAGTATATCACGGTCGTCTGAATGGGAAGAACATGGCAATCAGGAGAACTAAGGCAGAAACAGTGTCAAAGATAGATCTTGGCCTTTTCCATGATGCACTTCACCACCATCCCAACATACTCAGGCTTCTTGGAACAAGCATTTCAGAGGGGAAGGAGCAAGAAGagtcatttttagtttttgaatatGCCAAAAATGGTTCATTGAAAGATTGGCTCCATGGTGGATTAGCCATCAAGAACCAATTCATTGCTTCCTGCTACTGTTTCCTGACATGGAGGCAAAGGCTGAGAATCTGCCTTGATGTGGGCAGTGCCTTGCAGTATATGCACCATGTTATGAATCCCTGCTATGTGCATAGAAATGTAAAGAGCAGGAACATCTTTCTGGACGAAGAATTTGGTGCCAAGTTAGGGAATTTTGGTATGGCAGGTTGTGTTGAGAATGACACTGAGGATCCACACTTCTACTCCACCAACCCTGCCTCCTGGAGCCTTGGTTATTTGGCACCTGAATACGTTCACCAAGGTATAATTGCCCCAAGCATAGATATCTTTGCCTATGGGGTGGTTTTGTTAGAGGTTTTATCTGGTCAAACTCCTATAAGCAGGCCCAATGAGAAGGGAGAAGGAAGCATTTGGCTCACAGATAAAATCAAGTCCATCTTGGTGTCTGAAAATATGAATGAACTAAGGGGCTGGATAGACAGTGCATTAGGGGACAACTATTCATTCGATGCAGCTGTCACCATTGTCAACATTGCAAGAGCTTGTGTGGAGGAAGATTCTTCATTGAGACCAAGTGCAAGGGAAATTGTTGAGAAGCTATCCAGATTGGTGGAGGAATTACCAGAAGGAGAACAACACATGCTAATGAGTGAAAGCTCTAGCAAACCTCTCGTCAAGGCAGTGGAAAACAGTCTTCAGTAA
- the LOC106753979 gene encoding ribulose-phosphate 3-epimerase, cytoplasmic isoform: MAVTPKIAPSMLSSDFANLATEAQRMLDFGADWLHMDIMDGHFVPNLTIGAPVIESLRKHTKAYLDCHLMVTNPLDYVEPLAKAGASGFTFHVETAKNDWKELIQRIKSHGMRPGISLKPGTPIEEVFPLVEAENPVEMVLVMTVEPGFGGQKFMPEMMDKVRILRKKYPSLDIEVDGGLGPSTIEVAASAGANCIVAGSSVFGAPEPAQVISMLRNSVEKAQQTLIQ; encoded by the exons ATGGCTGTGACTCCCAAAATTGCTCCTTCCATGCTCTCTTCCGACTTCGCCAATTTGGCTACCGAGGCTCAGCGCATGCTCGACTTTGGCGCCGATTGGCTTCATATGGACATCATG GATGG GCACTTTGTCCCCAATTTAACTATTGGCGCTCCTGTTATTGAAAGTTTGAGAAAGCACACAAA GGCATATTTGGATTGTCACCTTATGGTTACAAATCCTCTTGATTATGTTGAACCCTTGGCAAAAGCTGGTGCTTCTGGTTTTACATTTCATGTTGAGACAGCAAAAA ATGACTGGAAAGAACTTATCCAAAGAATTAAGTCTCATGGCATGAGGCCTGGGATATCATTAAAGCCTGGGACTCCCATTGAAGAGGTTTTTCCTCTG GTGGAAGCTGAAAATCCTGTGGAAATGGTTCTTGTGATGACTGTAGAACCTGGATTTGGAGGACAAAAGTTTATGCCAGAGATGATGGATAAA GTACGTATACTTAGGAAGAAGTATCCATCGCTTGACATTGAG GTTGATGGTGGTTTGGGGCCTTCAACCATAGAGGTTGCTGCATCGGCAGGGGCAAATTGCATTGTTGCTGGAAGTTCTGTGTTTGGTGCCCCTGAGCCAGCTCAAGTAATATCCATGCTGAGAAATTCTGTTGAGAAAGCCCAGCAAACCTTgatacagtaa